One window of the Staphylococcus equorum genome contains the following:
- the hfq gene encoding RNA chaperone Hfq — MKTTENIQDKFLGQFKTDQTKVIVFLMNGFQMKGVIEDYDKYVVCLLSQGKQHFIYKHAISTFTIDDAPQTS; from the coding sequence ATGAAGACAACAGAAAACATCCAAGATAAATTCCTAGGACAATTTAAGACTGATCAAACAAAAGTGATTGTGTTTTTAATGAATGGTTTTCAAATGAAAGGTGTTATTGAGGATTATGATAAGTATGTAGTATGCTTATTATCTCAAGGTAAACAGCATTTTATTTATAAACATGCTATTAGTACTTTCACAATTGATGATGCACCTCAAACATCATAA
- a CDS encoding glutathione peroxidase has translation MTIYDIEVQKPNGESYKLDTYQGQPMLIVNTASECGFTPQFEGLQSLYDKYKDQNFIVLGFPCNQFGGQEPGTGEEATQNCKINYGVIFPMHEKVDVKGENQHPLFEFLTKEQNGVFNEKIKWNFTKFLVDKDGKVVKRFSPQKKPNQIESEIEALL, from the coding sequence ATGACTATATATGACATAGAAGTTCAGAAACCAAATGGAGAATCGTACAAATTAGATACGTACCAAGGACAACCCATGTTAATTGTTAACACGGCTAGTGAATGTGGTTTTACACCACAGTTCGAAGGACTTCAAAGTTTATATGATAAATATAAAGATCAAAATTTTATAGTATTAGGTTTCCCTTGTAATCAATTTGGAGGTCAAGAGCCTGGCACTGGTGAAGAAGCTACACAAAACTGTAAAATTAACTACGGTGTTATCTTCCCAATGCATGAAAAAGTTGATGTCAAAGGTGAAAATCAACACCCACTATTTGAATTTTTAACTAAAGAACAAAATGGTGTCTTCAATGAAAAAATCAAATGGAACTTCACTAAATTCCTAGTAGATAAAGATGGTAAAGTTGTAAAACGCTTTTCTCCACAGAAAAAACCTAATCAAATCGAATCAGAAATTGAAGCATTATTATAA